A region of the Fusobacteria bacterium ZRK30 genome:
TGATTTAGTTAAAGTTGTAGAAGAGAAAAAGTTTGATGTAGTAGTAGCTAACATCTTAGCTGATGTAATCTTACTCCTACTAAACGATATGTCTACAGTTGTAAAAAAAGGCGGTCTTATGATCCTTTCTGGAATAATTGAAGATAAAGCTGAGGAGATAAAGAAAAGAATAGTTTCATTGGGATACGAAGTTATCTCAGAAACAAAAGATAAAGAGTGGGTAAGTTTTACTGCCAAAGCGTAATGATAAACGGAGGTTTAAATTTTGAGTAATATAATAAAAAAATGTAACGGTTGTGGTATTGAACTACAGAGTGAAGATAAAAGTAAACAGGGTTATGTCCCTAAAGAGATGTTAAAAGGAAAAAAAAGTGCAACCTGCCAAAGATGTTTTAAATTAACTAACTACGGTGACTTTATTCCTATGGAGATGACTGCTGAAGATTATAGAAAAGAGGTTCAGCGTTCTGCTAAAAGTGCTAAAATAGTCTTAGCTGTATTCGATATTATTGACTTTGAAGGATCATTTGACGATGAAATATTAGATATTTTAAGAGAGAAAGATTCTATTGTAATCATCAATAAGATCGATCTAATCCCTGGAGGAAAACATGCCAGTGAAGTAGCTAACTGGGTAAAGGAAAGACTTGCAGAGGAAGGTATCGTTCCCCTGGATATCGCTATAGTCAGTGCTAAAAATACTTATGGTGTTAACGGTATAATCAGAAAGATAAACCATTTCTGCCCGCATGGTGCAAAAGTTATGGTAATGGGAACTACAAATGTTGGAAAATCAAGTATCATAAATAGATTATTGGGAGAGAAGAAAGCTACTATCTCTAAATATCCTGGTACTACACTTAAGGCCACTAAAAATGTAATCCCTGATTCTAATATTACAATAATAGATACTCCTGGATTGATACCTACTGGAAGAATATCTGACCTGGTATGCGAGAAATGTCATTTGGATATCGTTCCTTCTAAGGAGATCTCTAGAAAAACATTTAAAGTGAATGCGGATAAAATAATCTTAATCGGTGGATTAGTTAAAGTTAAAGTTCTGACTGATAATGAGATGAAACCTATATTCAGTATATTTGCTTCTAAAAATGTAACTTTCCATGATACAAAAGAAGAAAGGGTAGAAAAACTTATTACAGAACATACAGGGACTTTAATAACTCCTCCATGTGAGAAGTGTAAGGATGAATTCTATGCTCTACCTACAAAGACTGAAGTTTATGATCTAAATGTAGAAGAGGAACTTGTATTTAAGGGACTTGGGTGGATCTCTGTAAAGAGAGGACCGTTAAAAGTAGAGGTTACCCTTCCAAAAACTGCAGAAGTTATAGTAAGGGATGCATTTATCCAACCCAAAAGGCCAGTAAAATAAAAGCAACGTGACGTTGCATCCAGATAAGTATAATTATATATTTTCTAGATAAACAAAAAGCTGGAAGGGTTACCCTTCCAGCTTTTTGTTTATTGCTATACCTAATCCCATAAAAAACCAAAAATATGGTGCTACCGATACTGCACTGTCATTAAACATCCCAGCAGCCAGATAACCACTTATAGCTAGTGCTGTAGCTAAGCCCACAACTTCATAAAAACTATTAAATTCTCTATTTCTATAAATTTTTACAGATTGAATCAGGTAAGATCCAATAAAAACTACAAAGCCTATAAAGAATAGATACCCCATATTGATGAGTATTTGTAAATACAGATTATGGGGTTTATCCACTATCATACTAGGATTTCCAAAGGCTATCCTCTTTCCAAAATTGTCCTCTTGGGGGAAGATTAAAGAATAGGTGTCAGGTCCTCCTCCTAAAAATCCAGTCTGTTTTAATTTTGGAATAGTTCTAGACCATATATATATTCTTGAACTCCCCTTTGTCTCATACCCGTCCATCCATTTAACCCTATCAGCCATATGGATATCACTAAGTCTCCCCTGAAATCCAATGGTTTTAAAACCATTATTTCTTAAGATTAAAGGATAACTAAACTTATCATAGACTATATTATAGTAATCTTCTTTTCTTTTCTCAATTTCAAACTTTCCATACCTTTTATCGGTAAATTTATATTGATTATTCATAAATTTAGGTGAAAGTAATCTGCCTTCCTCATCTTTAAAAATTAACTTATTATCTTTTGTGATAATATTTAATGAAACTCTATCTGTTGTAACCACCAAATCATTGGGATTATTTAGAACCATCTCTCTTATAGGATTATATTTTGACAGTTCTGTATCATATAACTTTTTACCCAGGGAGTTTTCTGAAAAATTATCCATTATTATACCTATGATTAAAGATGTAACTATGAGCAGGATTATTTTTTTTGATTTTTTAATTATTTTTTTCCTATAAAAGAAAATAAAAAACATCAATGTGAATTGTCCTGCTAAAAAACCGGCTCTAGATCGGCACCCCAGCCAATTTATATAGATCAGGATATAAAATAAATAAGTCAAAACATTATATAACTTCCCCTTTACACTCAAAAAAGTCATTGCAGCAAAGAATAAAAACATAACCATCAATGACCCGCCATAGTTTGGATTAAAGTAGGTAGCATAGATAATATATTTATCAAATTTAAAATTTAGAGTGTCAGCTATTCCCCAAAGGTCTTTAGGCAGGATCAGGTGTTTACCGAAATCACTCTTAAATAGGTCCAATCCAAAAAACTGAAAGCTCCCTAGAATTGATATTATAATAACCCCTGCAAAGGCTGCTCCTAAAAGTATTTTTATATCTTTTTTAGTCCTCGCCAAGTTGACAGTTAAAAAAGTTATTATCAGATATGACAGCCACACAAAAATCCCCTCGTACCTGTCTCCAACCCCTTTTAAAACTATCGATGTAAAGGGAGAAAATACTGTAGATAAGTTAGCTAATATCCCCATGAATATTAAAGGGATATAGTATTTTGTTTTTATAACCTCACCCTTTATGAAAAAAAACATGAGCCCTATAGTCGAAAGAGCTACAATAAAGACAGCCTTGTAGTAGGAGAAAAAATCAAAGTTATTCTCTCCCAATGGATATGCCAGATAATCCAGACTTCCTATGGGAGTTGGTATAATCTTTAATCTCACTATTAAGGGTACCACTCCCAGGATAATCATCAACGGTAATAATTTTATTTTTTTTAACATCTAGTTCCTCCTAATAACTCTCGATTTCCTTTAAAAGTATACCTCTATTTAGTTAATATTTCCATCCACAATGTGGAACAGTTTCTTTTTTTATGATTATTCTATTAAAATGAGTAAATTAGAATTATTAAAACACCATAATCCTTTGCAAATTCCTTATTTTTATTATATAATTTCTTTAGATAAAACAAAATAAAATTAAATATATCAGGGGGAAAACATGATAAATGAAAAAAGAATCGTAGATAATTTTTTAGATATGGTTAAAATCCCATCACCATCTCTAAAAGAAAGAGCTATGGCTGATTGTGTAAAAGTTGAATTAGAAAAGATCGGTCTTGAAGTTACTGAAGATAACGCAGGTGAAAGTTGTAACGGTAATGCCGGTAATATCATTGGTGTCTTAAAAGCTAAAGGTTCTAATAAAAAGAAAATATTATTTAGTGCTCATATGGACACTGTTTTACCTTGTGATAAGATTACTCCGATTATAGAAGATGGAATCATTAAATCAGATGGTACCTCTGTTTTAGGGGGAGACGACAAAGCTGGTATTGCAGCTATCTTAGAGATGCTTAAACAATTAAAGGAAAATAACTTAGATCACCCTGAGATTATAGTTGTCTTTTCTATTGCAGAAGAGATCGGTCTTTTCGGTGCTCGTGCTATGGATATAGAAAAATATGCTCCTGATTTTGGAATCATCATCGACTCAGGTGGTAAACCTGGAACTGTTACTATACAGGCTCCATTTGCAGCGAAAGGAAAGATCGAAATCATTGGTAAACCAGCTCATGCAGGTTTAGAGCCTGAAAATGGGATAAATGCATTGGTAGTGGCATCCCACGCCATCACTAAATTAAGATTAGGAAGGGTAGATGAAAACACCACTTCTAATATTGGTGTAGTAACTGGAGGAGCCGCTGTAAATATTGTAATGCCTAGTGTATCTATGATGTATGAGGCTAGAAGTTTTGATGGTAAAGTTTTAGACAAATTACTATCTGAAACTAAAGCTATCTTCACTGAGACAGCAAAAGAGTTTGGGGCAGAATTTAAAGAATCAATCGTAAAGGGATATGATGGATTTAAAATCGAAGCAGGTAGTGAGATTTTAGAGATTTTAGAGGGTGCTTGTAAAGATATAAATATCGAATATAAACCTATGAAATCTGGTGGTGGAAGTGACACTAATATCTACAATGGAAAGGGAATACCTTCTGTTAATCTAGGTATAGGTATGAGTAAAGTACATACTAAAGAGGAATTTATTAAAATCAAAGATATGGTAGGATGTACAAAATTATTACTTTCTATTATAGATAAAATATAGATGAATTTTAAACAAAAAAAGACTAAACAAAAGTGGTGGTTATCTTTAATCATAGTTATTTTAATAACTGCCGCTTTTTCGCGGTCTGATTTTCTTATATCTAAAACCAATAATCTGCTACTTCCCCTCAAATTAAAAGTATATAAAACTACCAGCAATATTCAGAATTATTTTAATACTTTTTTTTATATCAAAGAGATCTCTAAAAAAAATGAAATCTTAGAATTAACCATAGAAAAACAAAAACATATTTCCTTTGAAAATAAGAATCTTTTAAAGGAAAATCAGCATCTAAGGGAACTGCTTCAAATGAAGAAAAAAGTCAAATATAAAATTATAGTAGCACAAATTTCCTATATTGATGCACTAAATCCTTACGAAACTATATCAATTGATAAAGGAAAAAATGATAATATAAAACAAAATATGGCGGTTACTTCCACTCTCGGTGTAGTTGGAAGGATCA
Encoded here:
- the yqeH gene encoding ribosome biogenesis GTPase YqeH, with the protein product MIKKCNGCGIELQSEDKSKQGYVPKEMLKGKKSATCQRCFKLTNYGDFIPMEMTAEDYRKEVQRSAKSAKIVLAVFDIIDFEGSFDDEILDILREKDSIVIINKIDLIPGGKHASEVANWVKERLAEEGIVPLDIAIVSAKNTYGVNGIIRKINHFCPHGAKVMVMGTTNVGKSSIINRLLGEKKATISKYPGTTLKATKNVIPDSNITIIDTPGLIPTGRISDLVCEKCHLDIVPSKEISRKTFKVNADKIILIGGLVKVKVLTDNEMKPIFSIFASKNVTFHDTKEERVEKLITEHTGTLITPPCEKCKDEFYALPTKTEVYDLNVEEELVFKGLGWISVKRGPLKVEVTLPKTAEVIVRDAFIQPKRPVK
- a CDS encoding O-antigen ligase family protein; this translates as MLKKIKLLPLMIILGVVPLIVRLKIIPTPIGSLDYLAYPLGENNFDFFSYYKAVFIVALSTIGLMFFFIKGEVIKTKYYIPLIFMGILANLSTVFSPFTSIVLKGVGDRYEGIFVWLSYLIITFLTVNLARTKKDIKILLGAAFAGVIIISILGSFQFFGLDLFKSDFGKHLILPKDLWGIADTLNFKFDKYIIYATYFNPNYGGSLMVMFLFFAAMTFLSVKGKLYNVLTYLFYILIYINWLGCRSRAGFLAGQFTLMFFIFFYRKKIIKKSKKIILLIVTSLIIGIIMDNFSENSLGKKLYDTELSKYNPIREMVLNNPNDLVVTTDRVSLNIITKDNKLIFKDEEGRLLSPKFMNNQYKFTDKRYGKFEIEKRKEDYYNIVYDKFSYPLILRNNGFKTIGFQGRLSDIHMADRVKWMDGYETKGSSRIYIWSRTIPKLKQTGFLGGGPDTYSLIFPQEDNFGKRIAFGNPSMIVDKPHNLYLQILINMGYLFFIGFVVFIGSYLIQSVKIYRNREFNSFYEVVGLATALAISGYLAAGMFNDSAVSVAPYFWFFMGLGIAINKKLEG
- a CDS encoding M20/M25/M40 family metallo-hydrolase, yielding MINEKRIVDNFLDMVKIPSPSLKERAMADCVKVELEKIGLEVTEDNAGESCNGNAGNIIGVLKAKGSNKKKILFSAHMDTVLPCDKITPIIEDGIIKSDGTSVLGGDDKAGIAAILEMLKQLKENNLDHPEIIVVFSIAEEIGLFGARAMDIEKYAPDFGIIIDSGGKPGTVTIQAPFAAKGKIEIIGKPAHAGLEPENGINALVVASHAITKLRLGRVDENTTSNIGVVTGGAAVNIVMPSVSMMYEARSFDGKVLDKLLSETKAIFTETAKEFGAEFKESIVKGYDGFKIEAGSEILEILEGACKDINIEYKPMKSGGGSDTNIYNGKGIPSVNLGIGMSKVHTKEEFIKIKDMVGCTKLLLSIIDKI
- a CDS encoding rod shape-determining protein MreC; its protein translation is MNFKQKKTKQKWWLSLIIVILITAAFSRSDFLISKTNNLLLPLKLKVYKTTSNIQNYFNTFFYIKEISKKNEILELTIEKQKHISFENKNLLKENQHLRELLQMKKKVKYKIIVAQISYIDALNPYETISIDKGKNDNIKQNMAVTSTLGVVGRIKEVFDDHSTVELITSNQSYTSATNENGDTLSILSGQGNEILSLEYVVTDSNIQVGDKIFTSGISDIYKKNLFLGEITSIDNNDEMFKQITVKLPYNIFNLKDVMVIKKER